One Skermanella sp. TT6 genomic window, GGCGGCGAACGGCAAGGTGCCCATATCTCGTTCGAGTCCGTCGAACTCCTGTGGCGGACCTTGACCCGCAAGCGCTGGGAACTGCTGAAGTCGATGACCGGCGAGGGTGCCATGACGATCCGCGAGGCAGCCCGGCGCATCGGCCGCGATGGCAAGGCGGTGCATGGGGATGTGCAGGCGCTGCTCATCGCCGGTATTCTCGACCGTACCGCCGACGGCCGCGTCGTCTTCCCCTACGACGCCGTTCATGTCGATTTCACGCTGACCAAGGCGGCGTGACCGGGCGGCGGCGCGAAGGCTCTAGAGTGATCGCAAACGGGTGCGTCGGCCGAGGGGAGCGATGGAGATCCATGCGAACTCCCCCCAGCCTCCGCTGCCCCGCTAAGCCTCCAGCAGGTCCTCGATCCGGATCGGCAGGTCGCGGATGCGCTTTCCGGTCGCGTGGTAGACCGCGTTGGCGATGGCCGATGCGGTCCCGACATTGCCGAGCTCGCCCAGGCCCTTGATGCCCGCCGGGTTGACCTCCCTGTCCTCCTCCGGGATCATGATCACCTCGACCTTCGCGATGTCGGCGTTGACCGGCACCAGGTACTCGGCGATGTCCTTGTTGATGTAGCGGGCATGGCGCCGGTCGATGTCGGTCTTCTCGTGCAATGCCGAGCTGATGCCCCAGATCATTCCGCCCATGAGCTGGCTGTGCGCCGTCCGGGTGTTCATGATGCGGCCCGCGGTGAAGGCCCCGGTGATCCTGGGCACGCGGATCTCGCGGGTCCGGGCGTGGATTCGGACCTCCACGAACTCGGCGCCGAAGGCATACATCATCTTCTCGCCCTCGGACCCGCCGCGCAGCGTGCTGGCGCCCTGGTAGAGCTTGCGGATCGCGTCCTGCGGGGCGCCGGGCGGGATCCACTCCGCGTACTCCTCGATCGCGCCGGACGGCATTCCCTCCAGCACGTCCCGGACCGATCCCTCGTCCGGCTTGCCGACCGCCCGGAACAGCTTCTCCCGGATCGCGTCGCACGCCTTCAGCACGGTGGAACAGACGCTGGCCGTCGTGTTGGACCCGCCGGCGACGGGAGCCGGCGGCAGGTCGGTGTCGCCCAGCTCGACCGTGACGGCGGCAAGATCGACGCCCAGCCGCTCGGCCGCCATCTGCCCGATCACGGTGTAGGCGCCGTTGCCGATCTCGTGCGCCGCCGTCTGGACCCGCACGGTCCCGTCGGCCGACAGCCGGACGCGCGCGGTCGCGGCCCCCAGGTTCGTCGGGTACAGCGCGGCGGCGCAGCCCATGCCGATCAGCCAGTCCCCCTCCCGCATGGAGCCCACGGCAGGATCGCGGCCGGACCAGCCGAAGGCCGCCGCGGCCCGGTCGAAGCATTCCATCAGGCCCCGGCTGGTATAGGGATAGCCCTTGATCGGCTCCTTCATCGTGTCGTTGACCCGGCGGAGCTCCACCGGATCCATCTTCAGCGCGACCGCCAGCTCGTCCATGGCGCTTTCCAGCGCGTAGATATAGGGCACCTCCGGAGGCGAGCGCATGTAGCCCGGCGTGTTCCGGTCCGCCTTGACCATGTGGACCTTGGTCGCCACCGCGCCGTAGCCGTAGAGCCGGGCGGTGGAGTCGGTGCCGCCGACCACATAGGCGTCGGGCCGCGAGGTGACCTCCCAGCCGTCATGGGTGAAGCCGGAGATCCGCCCGTCCGGGCCGGCGCCCATGCGGATCCTGTGGCGGGTTTCCGCCCGGTAGGTCGTGGTGGTGTAGCCCTGGGCGCGGGACACCACGCAGCGCACCGGCCGGCCGATCCGCCGGGCCGCAAAGGCGATCAGCCCCGTCCGCGGCGTCATCGGCCCCTTGGACCCGAAAGCGCCGCCGACATAGGGGCTGACCACGCGGACGTTCGCCTGATCCATGCCCAGCTGCTTGGCGACCATGCCGCGGAAGCCGTAGACGGACTGGCTGGGCTCATAGACGGTGAGATGCTCGCCGTTCCACACGCAGGTGGTGGAGAACAGCTCGATCGGGTTGTGGTGCTGGGTCGGCGTCGCGTAACCGACCTCGATCACCGTGGCGGCGCCGCGCAGCGCGGCATCGGCGTCGCCGACGGCGGGGTCCTCGCTGTGGCTCTTGGCATGGCCCAGCGCCGGGACCGTCTCCGCCCCGGCGGCGTCGAAGCCGGCGGAAGGCTGCTCGGCGGCGTACCCCGCCCCGACCTTGTAGGCGGCCTCGCGCGCCGCCTCGAAGCTGTCGGCCAGCACCAGGGCGATGATCTGCCCGTCGTGCCAGATCCTCGGATCGGCCAGCGGCTGGATCGAGGTGGCCGCCCCGCTGCCGAACGGCAGCGGCTTGACGGCGTCGCCGGTGTTCTCGTGGGTCAGGATCTCGATCACGCCGGGCACCGCCCGGGCCTCTTCCAGGTCCAGGCTGGCGACCCGGCCGCGCGCGATGGCGCTGGTGACCAGCACGCCGTGGGCCAGGTTGTTGATCGGGAAGTCTGCCGCGTAGCGGGCCTCGCCGGTCACCTTCAGCCGCGCGTCCAGGCGCGGTGCCGGCTCCCCCATGTTCCGCTTCGGCTCGGGTGCCGCCTGGGAATAGGTCGGGCTCATGTCAGACCTCCATCGCCTGGGTTTCGAGCAGCGCCCGGACCAGCGTCTGTTTCGCGAGCGGCACCTTGAAGGCGTTGTGCTCGAAGGTGCGCGCCCCCGCGAGGGCGGCCTCGGCGGCGGCCAGGGCCGAGGATTCGTCGAGCCGCCTGCCCCGCAGCGCCTCCTCGGCCTCCCGCGCCCGCCAGGGCACGCTCGCGATGCCGCCCAGCGCGATGCGCACCTCGCGAACGGTCTCGCCGTCCAGGTCGAGGGCGACCGCCGCCGAGGCCAGCGCGAAGGCGTAGGAATCGCGGTCCCGCACCTTGACGTAACGGGACCGGCGGGTCCAGGGACCGGCCGGCACCTCGATCGCGGTGATCAGCTCCCCGGGCATCAGCACGGTTTCCACGTCTGGAGTGCCTTCCGGCCGGCGGTGCAGGTCGGCGAAGGCGATCCGCCGTCCGCCCTGCGGTCCGGCGGTCTCGACCACGGCGTCGAGCGCCACCAGGGCTTGGGCGAAGTCGCCGGGATAGGATGCGATGCAGGCGTCGCTGGTCCCCAGTACCGCGTGCTGCCGGTTGACCCCGCCGATCGCGGAACAGCCCGACCCCGGCGCCCGCTTGTTGCAGGCCCAGGAGACCTCGCGGAAATACTCGCATCGGGTCCGCTGCAGGACGTTGCCGCCGAGGCTCGCCATGGTGCGGAGCTGCTGGCTGGCCGCCAGCTTCAGGCTGTCGGCGATCACCGGATAGCGCCCGCGGACGGCGGGATGCGCTTCGGCCTGGGCCATGCGGACCAGCGCGCCGAACCGGATGCCGCGTTCGGTCTCCTCGATCCGGCCGGCGCGACCGCCAACCAGCGGGTTGATGTCGACCAGCCGCTCCGGCCGCATCACGTCCAGCTTCATCAGGTCGGTCAGCGTCGTGCCGCCCGCGATGAACTGGACGCCGGCGTCGCCGGCGCTCCGGACGGCCCGCTCCGGGCTGTCCGCGCGCTCATACAGGAAAGGCCGCATCTCAAGCTCCCTTCATCTCGGATCTGGCCTGCTTGACGGCTGCGACGATGTTCGGGTAGGCCGCGCACCGGCACAGGTTGCCGCTCATGTATTCCCGGATGTCCGCGTCGCCGTCGGCATATCCCTCGTTGACGCAGCCGATCGCCGACAGGATCTGACCGGGGGTACAGTAGCCACACTGGAAGGCGTCGTGGTCGATGAAGGCCTGCTGCATGGGATGCAGGTCGCCGTTCGGGCTCGCCAGCCCCTCGACCGTGGTGATCCCGCTGCCCTCGGCCATGACGGCCAGGGTCATGCAGGACAGGACCGGGGAACCGTTCATCAGCACCGTGCAGGCGCCGCACTGCCCGTGGTCGCACCCCTTCTTGGTGCCGGTCAGCCCGACCCGGTCGCGCAGGGTGTCGAGCAGGGAGGCGCGGCTGTCCACCGACAGGCGATGATCCCGGCCGTTCAGCCTCAGCGTGACGTCCACGGGCGCCCGCGGGTCCGGCGGCGGGGCGGCGGCCTGGGCCAGGGCCGGGTCTGCGGCGGCGCCGGCGAGCAGCGGAAGGGCGGCGGCGCCGGCCCCCACGCCGAAGAAGCCGCGCCGGTCGAGGCCGACGGACTGGTCGGCGCCCGCGCCCTGATGCCCAGCGCCTTGATGTTTTTTCGTCATGGGGATCCCGTCTGTTCAGGGAAGCCGTGGCCGCCGGCGGGAGAGCCCCTGCGGCCGGATTCCGTTTAGAACAGTTCGAAACCCGGTTTCGTCACTCCCCGTTTGACTTCCGCGCCGGCGCACCCAAGATCGCACCCGATCGATTCAATTTGCCCCAATCAGTTGAGGAGCACCCCATGAGCGTCGAGGTTGGTTCCCCCGCTCCCGACTTCACCATGCCGACCGACGGCGGCGGCGAGGTCAGCCTGTCGGGCCTGCGCGGCAAGAAGGTCGTGCTGTATTTCTATCCCAAGGACGACACCAGCGGATGCACCAAGCAGGCCTGCGGCTTCCGCGACAGCCTGCCCGACTTCACCGGCATCGACGCCGTCGTGATCGGGGTGTCCAAGGACAGCGTCGCCAGCCACGACAAGTTCAAGAAGAAGTACGAGCTGCCCTTCGTCCTGGCCTCCGACCAGGGCTCCGACACCGCCGAGAAATACGACGTGTGGAAGGAGAAGAGCATGTACGGCAAGAAGTATATGGGCATCGAGCGCTCGACCTTCCTGATCGACGGCGACGGCGTGGTCCGCGGCGCCTGGCGGAAGGTCAAGGTAGACGGCCACTCCGACGAGGTGCTGAAGGCGGCGAAGGCGCTCTGAGCACCCGGGCCTAGCGCCGTCCCCGCTTCAGGATCTCCGCCGCCAGTTCCTGGATCTCCTCGGCGGCGCGGGTCTTGCGGGCCGATTCGGTGACGCTGCGGCCTTCGAACAGGGCCGCGGCGAACTGGACCCGGTTGCCGATCTGGGTTTGGGCGACGTCGGCGCCCATGCCCTTGATCCGTTCGATCAGGTCGTCGGCCAGCTTGGCGCGCGGCGGCACCCGGTTGATCACCAGCAGGACCGGCACGTTCTCGGACCGCGCCAGGTCCAGGGTCGGCTGGGTCGCCCACATGTCCATCGGGCTGGGCTGGACCGGCACGATGACGAGGTTGGCGGAACGCACCGCGATGCGGGCCTCGGTCTCGGCGTGGGGCGGGCTGTCGATCACGACGATGTCGTTGTCCTGCGCCAGCCGCTCGACCTCGCGCTGGGTGCGCCAGCCGTTGATCTGGACATGCTGGAGGCCGACATTCCCGTCCATCGCCTCCTGCCGGGTCTGGAACCACCGCGTCAGGCTGCCCTGCGGGTCGATGTCGACCACGGCGACGCGCAGGTCCACCTCCGACCAGGCGATCGCCAGATGGGCCGCCAGGGTCGTCTTTCCGGCGCCCCCCTTCTGTTGTGCCACGGTGTAGATCTTGCCCGCCATGCCCGCTCCGCTCATCGGCTATGCCGCCGATCGTCATTGAAAAAGTGCCCCGACCGCCGCAGCAACGGCATAGTGCATCCACATCGGTAACACGCCAAGGGTGGTGTTTGGCTTTCGCGCACCGCGACAACACTTTAAAACCATGACCATGAACAGCACAGACAGCCCGCAGAGAGCCCCCGAACTGGTCCCGCCCAGCGACGCCAACATCGCGCGCGCGGCCGGCCTGCTGCGCGCCGGGGAGCTTGTGGCGTTTCCGACCGAGACTGTCTACGGGCTGGGCGCCGATGCGACCGATGACCGCGCCGTCGCCCGGATCTTCGAGGCCAAGGGCAGGCCGCGCTTCAACCCTCTGATCGTCCATGTCCCCGACCAGGACTCGGCCGAAGCGATCGTCCGGTTCGACGCCCGCGCCGAGCGGCTGGCCGAGACCCTGTGGCCCGGCCCGCTGACGCTGGTGCTGCCGCGCCGGCCCGACGGCCCCCTGTCGCTGCTGGTCAGCGCCGGCCTGGACAGCGTCGCGGTCCGGTTCCCGGCCCATCCGGTGGCCCGCGCGCTCCTGAAGGCGGCCGGGGTGCCGGTCGCGGCCCCCAGCGCCAACCGGTCGGGCGCCGTCAGCCCGACCACGCCGCTGCACGTGGCCGAGAGCCTGGGCGCCCGCGTCGGCCTGATCCTGGCCGCCGGCCGCTGCGCGGTGGGCGTCGAGTCGACCGTTCTCGACCTGACCGGCGAGGCGCCGGTGCTGCTGCGCCCCGGCGGCGTGACCGCGGAGGACCTGGAGGCGCTGCTGGGCGTGCCGGTCCTGCGCCCGCCGCAGGCGGAGGCAGCCGGCGATCCCGAGGCGCCGAAGTCGCCCGGCCAGCTCGCCAGCCATTACGCCCCGGGCCGGCCGGTCCGGCTGGATGCGAGCGGCGCCGGCCCCGACGAGGCCCTGCTCGCCTTCGGCCCCGACACCTTCATCCGCGGCGGCGCCACGCGCCTGAACCTGAGCCCGCAGGGCGACCTGCACGAGGCCGCGGCCAACCTGTTCGCCATGCTGCGCGCCCTCGACCGGCCGGAGCATGCCGCGATCGCCGTCATGCCGGTCCCCGAGCAGGGGCTGGGTGCCGCGATCAACGACCGCCTGCGCCGGGCCGCGGCCCCCCGCGGGCCAGCGCCCTTCCCTTCCGAAACGCCGACACAAGACTGACAAAGCCATGATCGACGCAGCCTTCCTCGACCGTCTCCGCAGCATCGTCGGCCCCGCCGGCCATATCGACGCCCCCGGCGACATGGAACCCTATGTCGCCGAATGGCGCGGCCGGTACCGGGGGACGACGCCGCTGGTGCTGCGCCCCGCCACCACGCGGGAATTGTCCGAGGTGGTGAAGGCCTGCTGGGAAGCCGGCGTGCCGATCGTCCCCCAGGGCGGCAACACCAGCCTGGTCGGCGGCTCGATCCCGTCCCAGGACGGCAGCGAGGTCCTGGTCAGCCTGTCGCGCCTGAACAGGGTCCGGGAGATCGACCCGCTGAACTACACCGTCACGGTCGAGGCGGGCTGCGTGCTCCAGGCGATCCAGGAGGCCGCGGCCGAGGTTGACCGGCTGTTCCCGCTCAGCCTGGGCGCCGAAGGCACCTGCCAGATCGGCGGCAACATCTCGTCCAACGCCGGCGGCACCATGACGCTGCGCTACGGCAACATGCGCGACCTCGTGCTCGGGCTGGAAGTGGTGATGCCGGACGGGCAGGTCTGGGACGGCATGCGGCGGCTGCGCAAGAACAACACCGGCTACGACCTGAAGCACCTGTTCATCGGGGCGGAAGGCACGCTGGGGATCGTCACCGCCGCGGTGCTGAAGCTGTTCCCCCGGCCCAAGCAGGTGGAGACCGGCTTCCTCGCCGTCCGCGACCCGGACGCCGCGATCGAGCTGCTGGCCAGCCTGCGGTCGGCCAGCGGCGACTCGCTGAGCGCCTTCGAGCTGATGCCGCGCATCGCGATCGACTTCGCCCTGAAGCACGTGGCTGGCACGGTCGACCCGCTGGAGGAGAGCCATCCCTGGTACGTGCTGCTGGAATTCGCGACCGGCAGCGGCGGCGAGGCTTTCCGCGACACGATCGAGGCGACCCTGGGCGAGGCCATGGAGGCCGGCCTGGTCATGGACGCGGTGCTGGCGTCCAGCGAGAGCCAGGCCAAGCAGCTCTGGTTCATCCGCGAGGCGATCGTCGAGGCCCAGAAATACGCCGGCGGCTCGATCAAGCACGACATATCGATCCCGGTGTCCTGCGTCGGGACCTTCATCCGCGAGGCGACCGAGGCGGTCGAGCGGACCATCCCCGGCGCCCGTCCGGTTCCGTTCGGCCATGTCGGCGACGGCAACATCCACTTCAACGTGACCCAGCCGGAAGGCGCCGACACGGAATCTTACCTTGCCCAGTGGGACAAGCTGAACACCGTCGTCCATGACATCGTGCTGGGCATGGACGGCTCGATCAGCGCCGAGCACGGCATCGGCACCTTCAAGCGCGACGAGCTGAAGCGCGTCAAGTCGCCGGTCGAGCTGGAGCTGATGCGCAAGGTCAAGGCGGCGCTGGACCCCAAGGGGCTGATGAACCCCGGCAAGGTGCTGTGAGGAAAGGCTCCCGCGGGAGCCGATCCTTCAGGGGGCGGTAGAACGCACGAACCGCAGGCCGAGGGCCGTGAGGGTGTCGGCCGCCTCCCCCGGCGCCCCGCCGCCCTGCCCCTCGCCGCCGGCGAACACGGTCAGGACCGGGGTTCCGGGCGCCGTGGCGGGCGGACAGCGCAGGGCTTCGGTGAACAGGATGTGCCAGTGGCCGCGCAGGCAGTAGGCCGGCGGACCCAATCGCTTGGCATAGGCGAGCAGGCCTGCCGTCCTGCTCCAGACCGTGACCCAGTCCCCGTCGCGGTCCAGGTCGAGCACCGCCGGGCCGGGCTGGAACCGGACCAGATCCTGGAACGCGGCGGGGATGCCCGCCTCGGTATGGTGCTGCTGGCGCTGCCCCGTGATCAGCAGGAAGGCGACCGCGGCGATCCCGGCGCCGGCCAGGCATCGCCGGGCCAGGTTCCAGCCGAGGGAGCGATGGACCGCGATCGCGATCATCGCGGCCAGCAGCGCCGGAACCGCGCGGTAGAAGTAGATGATGTAGGCTTCGCTCAGGAAATCGACCCCGAAGACCGTATAGAACAGCACCGCCAGGGAGGCCGCGCCGGCGGAAATCAGGAAACCCAGGCGCGAGGGAAGCGCCGACGGTTCGTCGCGCCCGGAGGTCCGAAGCAGCAGGGCCGGCAGCAAGGCGGCCGGAACCAGCGCGGCGCCGCTCCAGCAGGCCAGGACATAGGCCAGGCTGGCACCCGGCGGATTGGCGTGGTGCCCCGCGCCATAGCCGGCATACTGGCCCAGCGGGCCGGGGAAATGCAGGATCGTCTGGACGGCGGGCGGCAGCAGGAAAACGGCCATGACGACCGCGGCGGCGGCGATATGCCCGCGCCCCCGCCGCAGGGTTTCCAGGGACGCGAGCCTCGGCCAGGCATCCGGCGGCAGCCAGCGGGCCGTCAGGAAATGCGCCGCGACGGCGATGGCCCCGGTGAGGCCTGCGATGCCGATGAAGGAGGCGTGCCCGTGCAGCAGGAAACCCGTCGAGAGTGCCAGCGGGACCAGGCCGTCGAGCCGCCCCGCCGCCACTCTGGCGAGGGCCAGGGTGAACACGGCGAAGGTCGGGAAGTACAGGAACGGCATCCAGAACCCGAACAGGAAATCCGGGTCCGTCAGGGCCGCCTGCACCGTGAAGGCGCCGAGGCCGAGGGCCGCCGCCCCCGCCGACCGCGACATGCGGGCCAGAAGGAACCAGAGCAGCGCCAGCCAGCCCGCGTTGAGGACGGCCGTCCCCAGGATCTGCCCCCCGAAGGGGGTTGCGGTCAGGCGCAGGAGATCGTGGAAGACGGCTTCGCCCATGGCCATCACATACAGGTATGCCGGGCCGGGATGGTTGAAGCCTATGCGCGAATAGTTGCCCTTCAGCAGGATACCGTGCTTGGCGTCCAGGA contains:
- a CDS encoding transcriptional regulator, with the protein product MTTVTFSIASRGDVTRRTLAAFGGERQGAHISFESVELLWRTLTRKRWELLKSMTGEGAMTIREAARRIGRDGKAVHGDVQALLIAGILDRTADGRVVFPYDAVHVDFTLTKAA
- a CDS encoding xanthine dehydrogenase family protein molybdopterin-binding subunit, producing the protein MSPTYSQAAPEPKRNMGEPAPRLDARLKVTGEARYAADFPINNLAHGVLVTSAIARGRVASLDLEEARAVPGVIEILTHENTGDAVKPLPFGSGAATSIQPLADPRIWHDGQIIALVLADSFEAAREAAYKVGAGYAAEQPSAGFDAAGAETVPALGHAKSHSEDPAVGDADAALRGAATVIEVGYATPTQHHNPIELFSTTCVWNGEHLTVYEPSQSVYGFRGMVAKQLGMDQANVRVVSPYVGGAFGSKGPMTPRTGLIAFAARRIGRPVRCVVSRAQGYTTTTYRAETRHRIRMGAGPDGRISGFTHDGWEVTSRPDAYVVGGTDSTARLYGYGAVATKVHMVKADRNTPGYMRSPPEVPYIYALESAMDELAVALKMDPVELRRVNDTMKEPIKGYPYTSRGLMECFDRAAAAFGWSGRDPAVGSMREGDWLIGMGCAAALYPTNLGAATARVRLSADGTVRVQTAAHEIGNGAYTVIGQMAAERLGVDLAAVTVELGDTDLPPAPVAGGSNTTASVCSTVLKACDAIREKLFRAVGKPDEGSVRDVLEGMPSGAIEEYAEWIPPGAPQDAIRKLYQGASTLRGGSEGEKMMYAFGAEFVEVRIHARTREIRVPRITGAFTAGRIMNTRTAHSQLMGGMIWGISSALHEKTDIDRRHARYINKDIAEYLVPVNADIAKVEVIMIPEEDREVNPAGIKGLGELGNVGTASAIANAVYHATGKRIRDLPIRIEDLLEA
- a CDS encoding FAD binding domain-containing protein, encoding MRPFLYERADSPERAVRSAGDAGVQFIAGGTTLTDLMKLDVMRPERLVDINPLVGGRAGRIEETERGIRFGALVRMAQAEAHPAVRGRYPVIADSLKLAASQQLRTMASLGGNVLQRTRCEYFREVSWACNKRAPGSGCSAIGGVNRQHAVLGTSDACIASYPGDFAQALVALDAVVETAGPQGGRRIAFADLHRRPEGTPDVETVLMPGELITAIEVPAGPWTRRSRYVKVRDRDSYAFALASAAVALDLDGETVREVRIALGGIASVPWRAREAEEALRGRRLDESSALAAAEAALAGARTFEHNAFKVPLAKQTLVRALLETQAMEV
- a CDS encoding (2Fe-2S)-binding protein — encoded protein: MTKKHQGAGHQGAGADQSVGLDRRGFFGVGAGAAALPLLAGAAADPALAQAAAPPPDPRAPVDVTLRLNGRDHRLSVDSRASLLDTLRDRVGLTGTKKGCDHGQCGACTVLMNGSPVLSCMTLAVMAEGSGITTVEGLASPNGDLHPMQQAFIDHDAFQCGYCTPGQILSAIGCVNEGYADGDADIREYMSGNLCRCAAYPNIVAAVKQARSEMKGA
- a CDS encoding peroxiredoxin → MSVEVGSPAPDFTMPTDGGGEVSLSGLRGKKVVLYFYPKDDTSGCTKQACGFRDSLPDFTGIDAVVIGVSKDSVASHDKFKKKYELPFVLASDQGSDTAEKYDVWKEKSMYGKKYMGIERSTFLIDGDGVVRGAWRKVKVDGHSDEVLKAAKAL
- the parA gene encoding ParA family partition ATPase yields the protein MAGKIYTVAQQKGGAGKTTLAAHLAIAWSEVDLRVAVVDIDPQGSLTRWFQTRQEAMDGNVGLQHVQINGWRTQREVERLAQDNDIVVIDSPPHAETEARIAVRSANLVIVPVQPSPMDMWATQPTLDLARSENVPVLLVINRVPPRAKLADDLIERIKGMGADVAQTQIGNRVQFAAALFEGRSVTESARKTRAAEEIQELAAEILKRGRR
- a CDS encoding L-threonylcarbamoyladenylate synthase, whose product is MTMNSTDSPQRAPELVPPSDANIARAAGLLRAGELVAFPTETVYGLGADATDDRAVARIFEAKGRPRFNPLIVHVPDQDSAEAIVRFDARAERLAETLWPGPLTLVLPRRPDGPLSLLVSAGLDSVAVRFPAHPVARALLKAAGVPVAAPSANRSGAVSPTTPLHVAESLGARVGLILAAGRCAVGVESTVLDLTGEAPVLLRPGGVTAEDLEALLGVPVLRPPQAEAAGDPEAPKSPGQLASHYAPGRPVRLDASGAGPDEALLAFGPDTFIRGGATRLNLSPQGDLHEAAANLFAMLRALDRPEHAAIAVMPVPEQGLGAAINDRLRRAAAPRGPAPFPSETPTQD
- a CDS encoding FAD-binding oxidoreductase, producing the protein MIDAAFLDRLRSIVGPAGHIDAPGDMEPYVAEWRGRYRGTTPLVLRPATTRELSEVVKACWEAGVPIVPQGGNTSLVGGSIPSQDGSEVLVSLSRLNRVREIDPLNYTVTVEAGCVLQAIQEAAAEVDRLFPLSLGAEGTCQIGGNISSNAGGTMTLRYGNMRDLVLGLEVVMPDGQVWDGMRRLRKNNTGYDLKHLFIGAEGTLGIVTAAVLKLFPRPKQVETGFLAVRDPDAAIELLASLRSASGDSLSAFELMPRIAIDFALKHVAGTVDPLEESHPWYVLLEFATGSGGEAFRDTIEATLGEAMEAGLVMDAVLASSESQAKQLWFIREAIVEAQKYAGGSIKHDISIPVSCVGTFIREATEAVERTIPGARPVPFGHVGDGNIHFNVTQPEGADTESYLAQWDKLNTVVHDIVLGMDGSISAEHGIGTFKRDELKRVKSPVELELMRKVKAALDPKGLMNPGKVL